TAGTCAACGTATATTTGCCTCCTCTACTACTGCAGGAGCCTCTTGTTTGCCAGGACAGGGCTATGTTCCTCAGAGCTGAGGAGGAGTTGAATCATGTGGTCATTTATTCTCAAATCCTCTTCAACAAGTGAAGCAAAACAGGACAGTAAAAGGTCACTGCACATGGAGGCAGGAGGTCTGGATTTCAGTTCTAAATCTCTAGATCTATTACTAATTGGAGGTATGGATAGAGTCAGGAAAATTTTCTTCCTTAAGTCTTGATAGCACCTATGTAGGTCCAGATCCGTTGGATCTAGGTAAGGGAATTCTCAATAATTACTGTGCATAAAATCAACTGAAAGAGTTAGTTTGCAATGCAGATTCTTAGCCCCATTCTATgaaatttttactgttttataaattgataaataatttttattagacaATGTAAATTTCCTTACTTGCacaagcatacaaaaatattgaataatattaGCAGCAGAATCTTTCAACAAAATAACTGTGTATAGCTATTAAACCACTTTGTttcactgctttttattttcttttatttatcactATTGTCTTCATTATTATCGTCACACATTATTGAACACCCATCATGGACCTTATGGCATAAACATTGTTTCTGCTCATAAGGAATATGTTTTCtctacatgtttataaaattaatgCCTGAATAAGTTTGCTTAAACAAAGCAGAAGTTGATTTCTTTTCACCTAAAATTAACCTGTAGTTATACCATTCAGGGCTAGTACAGATACTTTCTTATATCATTAGGGATGCAGGTCCCTTCCAGCTCTCTGCTCTGCTATACTTTAGAAAAGGTCCTAGTTTGGCTGATAAATTCCCACCTATTATTTCTGAATTCTAGACAGCAGGGAGAAAAAAGGCATGAGAGAAGGGCAAAGGAATATCTacccttcctttttaaattttttaaccaaCCCCCCTTAAAAACACTTTGTTGAGACATAATTACATTCAAAAAGCTGTACCTATTTAATGTGTATATCTCAGTGAGTTTGAGAATAAGGATACATTGTGAAAGCATCACTGCCATCAAGATTATAAACATATTCAGCACCTCCGAAAGTTCTCCCTCccattctaattattatttttattggtaaGAATAATTAACACAAAATTCACCCTcctattatattttaagtatgcAATACAGTATTCATAGCTATAAGCACTATGCTGTAAATTAGACTTCCTGAACTTATTTAAATGGTATATCTAAAACTTTGTTCTGTAATCACACCTACAAACTTACCTGCACCACAGCTCCTGGCGTCTACCCTCTGCTTCTGAGTTTGATTTTTGAGATTTCAAAtacaagtgaaatcatacagtatttgtcattctgtgttTGGTTGATTTCACATGACTTCATACCCTTCAGATCCAtcaatgttgtcacaaatgacagggtttctttattatataatagtgaataatatttcattttgcatgtatatatatatatatatataacattaattcAGCCGTCCATGAATGAATGAtaacatgtatgtcttcttcatagatcttgactattgtgaacagttcTGAAAGAAACATAGGAGCGCAGATATCTCTTTCACATAGTGATTTCAatgacttcatatatatatatatatatatatatggatatatatatggatatatatattatatataaaataagtgggattgctggaacaaaatggtatttttattgttaattttttgagaaacctccatactattttccaaggtggccatactaatttacattcccaccaccagtaTACagaggttcccttttctccacatccttaccaacacttgttatcgtccatctttttgataatagctattctaacaggtgtgaggtgatatttcttggtagttttcatttgcattcccGTGATGACTAGAGAGGGTAAGAATTGTTTATACATATGTTGTCCATTTGTATCTCCTTTTTCGAGAAATGCCTGCTCAtatatctttgttcattttttacgtttttaatttttattttagacacagaggatacatgtgcaggtttcttacatggaTGTATTTTGTGCTGCTGAGGTTTAGAGTATGAATGATCTCATCACCCACGTAGTGAACATAATAcgcaataggtagtttttcaagtCTTGCACccaaccctccctcctccctctaagaatctccagtgtctgttgtttccatataagtgagagctaaacagtgtataacccaatgtttagctctcacttatacatgagaatatgtagtatttggttttctgttcctgtgtaccacaccacactgggctaatttttgtatttttgataatgaTGTGgtagcttcaccatgttggccaggctggtcttgaactcctgagttcatgcgatccacccacctcacaaagtgctgacataacaggcatgagccactgcgcctggcttttcTGAACTTTTTAAGCTTATATTAGGTTTGTGTGTTCTAGAATTTTGTAtacatttgtttatattataGAACACTTTTTAGCTTAGCTTTCCCGACTCGGGATTAGAAAGATTATATTGATCCATGATCATGATGTGATTCATAGAGTTGATTATTCCCCTTTATTGCTAAATATTACTctataatatgcatataatttATCAGTTTCCTCTCAATAGACATTTGAGCTGTTCCCAGGCTTCAGCTATTGTTAATAGAACTCaaggacacatttttaaaagaaaaaatttcaaccCAAAATGTCCTTTCCTTTTGGCTCTCCAATACTGTGTCAGGGTTATATTTTTGTTGTCTTGAAAATCCAATTACATTGAACAGGAGGTGTCTCTAGAATCAAGGTTCAGTATATGGGTGGTCTGGATGTGTCCTGGAATGTAGCCCTTATTAGTTTTATTAAGCATTTTCCTATATAAATTGAAATCAAGTTGAAGACTCATTTTTCCACAGTAGGACAAATAGAACAGTTTAGGACTTTGGAGAGATAGCAACTTGCTGCTTGCCTGTGCAACCCACCTCAAAATATACAACTCCTTCAACTTTTGATTTCTGGTGACTTGTCCAAACAACTAGATGTGAATTGACCTTATTCCCTTACATTACTACAAGTCGATCTTCTGTACCTGgcaaaatacagtataaaattgATGAGCATACGTTTCTTTTGGTTTCATACTTTCTATTTAAAgctattcttggctgggcactatggctcatgcctgtaatcccagcagtttggaaggccaagataggtggatcacttgaggccaggggtttgagacctgcctggccaacgtgatgaaagcTGTCTTtccgaaaaatacaaaaattttctgggtgtggtggcacgtgcctgtaatcccagctactcaggaggctgaggcaggagaatcacttgaacccaggaggcagaaggtgcagtgagccaagatcccgtctctgcattccatcctgggtgacagaattatcccccatctcaaaaaataaaaagctagtcTATACTTTTCTTTTGGCGCATTATTACAACATAGAAGGCAATAAGGCAAAAGTATTGTGGGTATATTAGTGCGTATCTGTAGCACCTAGCAAAATGCCTAGCCCATAACTTGTGTTGAAAATTAAGAGAACCTTCTTCATATCACTTTTCCACACTCTAGTTctgaatttaaagaaagaaaaagtaggttAGCATATATAGGTATCAGTTATTTCTATTGACAGATCATTTGGAGAACATGTTTTTGGGTGTGGGAGAAAAAAGATTCCTAACTCTCTACCCCAGAAATAATTTTGCtgacacaaaaatcagccagacattgCGGCACaggcctataatcacagctacttcgGAGGATGAGTTTGAGGATAAGGATACATTGTGAaaaaggtgggaaaatcacttgaacactggaggcagagattgcagtgagccaagagtgccccactgcactccagcctaggcaacagagaaagactctgtctgaaagaaaaaaaaagttgttgctATATGGCACATAATTTTATTGTCATCTCATTTAAAATTGAATATTACATGTGGGTTGAATTCTTGTGCCTGCAGAGACATTTGCTTGTGGCTTAAAATCACTGGCTGTAGGAGGAAACTCCAGCAGAGGGCATCATAAGGATTTCATAGTGTCTATGGTCATCTTGGTAATTCCTCAGATAATTCCTGGCAATTATGTTAGGTCTTGAACTTCACTTACTTCTTACATGTTTAATAAAAAGAAGTTCAAAACATTGCCATGGCTGTTGAATTCCCACAGGCTTGTCTTCCCTTTAAAATTCATCACATGGTTTGTACTCTTTTGCAGATATAATACGTAAGTTTGGAGGTGGATGCTTTCAGCCATTAAGTTCAAAAGTACTGCTacaagagccaggcatggtggctcacacctgtaatcccaaacctttgggaggccaaagcaggaagatcaggagatcaggaaactgagaccatcctagcaaacatggtgaaaccccgtctgtactaaaaatacaaaaattaggtgagtgtggtagtgtgtgcctgtagtcccagctactcaggaagccgaggcaggaggattgcttgaacccgggaggcagaggttgcagtgagccgagattgcacctttGCAGCACAGCctggttacagagtgagactccgtctcccaaaaaaaaaaaaaagttctgctaCATGGACATCCATTGTCCCAGCATCTCTGCCATAATAGCTGAGGAATTATCGAGAATGTCTGTTAATTTCTTtaactccaaatatgtgttatgtccTTTGGTCTCCTGTCATACCATAAATTGTATTATTCATAAAATGGACACATTATCTATAGTTATTTCGTCTCAGTATGCTACATCCCTTTAGAATTTAAATATACAGTGTCTCCCAACCTGAAATTGGAAGTTTTGAAAAACCAGAAAAATGTTTTCGGACACCTTTTATTTCCAGCTGTTTTTATGTCCTCTCCTGAATCCAAATTGAGGGAAAATTCCATTCATCAGCATTTCTCCTCAACTCACAACAACCTCATCCCACTCCAGTATGATGTTTGTCCCCACAAAATGATGCACATAATTCTTGCTGGCAGTGGTAATgtcctaagaaaaaaaatcatgagatgGCGTCAGACTTTACTTTATTTTCTAGCTCAGCAGAATTTGATTCCTGTCTGATAAGGAACCCTATTTTCCCTAGAAACTTTTCACTTTTGTCACAGGTTTGGTTCCCAGGGAACTGGATATAGATGAAGTTTAGTGTGCAGGATGTTTATTAGGAAGTGATGTGAGGATCCACATCTGTGGAAAGGATTGGAGGGAAGCCTTATGTGCAAAGGGAAAAGTCTAATGGCAGTGTAGCCTCACATTGTCACCTGGCCACACCGACAGAGCTGTAGAGCTAAGAAGTCCTCCCCTATTTGTTCTAACTGAATCAAATGACAAAGCCTATGTACTCCTTGATTGTGTGCTTGCCACTTGTGGAGGATGAGACTTTGAAGCAGGTGGCTTTCTGTGGCTGAAGAAAACCTTAAGTGTGCTGACAAAGTTTTCCAAAGAGACAGAGAATGGCATCTGCCATGTATGTTGCCCCTTTCCAAAGAGGAAGCCACAAGGGTAATGGCCTCCATTGGCTCTGTATGCAGATAGGTGGACAGTAATGTCTGTCCCTCCTGTGACCTAAGAAGAACAGATGGCAGACATGCAGCCAGGCAATTAGAGGTGACACAGTGTTAGGAGATAAACATCTGTCAGAAGTAGTGCTTCTTTGAATCAGGTGTGACACGAGCCTTGCATCCCTTGCATGGACCCCTTCCCCATTATCCTGCTGTCCTACCTCATGAAGGTGGGTGGGGGCTGGCTGGTGGGGAGTCCCAGTACCAGGTACACTTTGCCTGCAGTCTTTCCACATGAGTTCCAAGGTAGCCCATGTGATCATCCATTAACGTTGTGTTTTCCTTATGCTGCTTGTCCTTTGCCTTTGAGGAACACGTTTCATTTGACTCCGAGTGCAAACGACTCATGTGTCCCTATATCTGGACATTGTCCTTCACTTAGGGGAATCTGTAATCTCTATTGccgttgttttatttttactattaatattataataattaacattgtcattattatcttcattgttgatattcagttatttttattaatagagtTACCATGAATTATTATATTGTGGCTACTTACACCAAGATGAAGATAATGTATTAGTTCAGGAAGAATCTGCATTCTGAAGGCAAATAGAAGTTCCAGCTACAGACGGGCAGACGCATGCCCTCTCAATTCCTGATGGACCTCCTAGTGCCTCCTGGACCTAAGGGGCGTCCCTCAATGTTTCAAGATCCACCAAGGCAGGGATCAGCTCGTGCATTCCTGAGAAAATCCAGAATGAAGTGAGGCTCTGGAAAAATCCAAGAGTTTCCACATAATCCCAAAAAACCCTACAGGTGAACTGGATGCCACTGAAAGAGGAGTGGTCTTTGAcccaacaaaatcaacaaaattattttgaagtcaATTAGGAAACTCAGAAATCACTCTTGCTGCCATTAAGAGGATGAACAAGAGTCTGTGAATGGCATCCCTGGCATACCTGAGACtccacagatatttctatgtggcTTCAGACAACAGAAATCTCTGTGATTTTCAGAAAGGCAGGGACAGCTCCTGCCAGCCCATCCCTCTGCAGAATGTGTCCCAGCAGATCAGTGGCATGGAACCATCATGGGCAGAACAGAGGCTCAAGGGCAGCATCCCAGGCCGACCTGGGACTCTAGATAAGTTCTGAGTCCCCATGGGGGCTCAGAAAAGGTTAGTGATGACCTGGAAAGAAGGGACAGGCAGAAACCGCCCCTAAGCAATCTGCAGGATTCCAACTTCAGCAGGAAGCCAAGGACAAGCTCGTACCACACCTGCGCCCCCTGAAAACGCTGGATACAATCTCAGTCTGCAGAAAGTTCCACATAGAAGTGGCTGGGAATTTTGCATTCAAGACTGAATTTTACACTGCCTCAGGACATGTGATGAGAAATTTAACATTGGTGTATCTACCTCTGACATTTTACACGAAGtgattttttaaactgttttaaaacagacaaaatataattaaaacatatgtattatatgtcaAAGTATGGTTCGCTGGCATCAAGTAGACTCACCTTGAGATACAATCTTGGACAACCTCCATATTCAGAATATCTACTTTTTCAAACCGAAACTCTCCAACCAAAAATCAATAACATCAAAAGTTTGCAACAACAAGCCGacgtaaaataaatacatgaattctACCACAGTGAATTGGACTGCACTGGGAAACACAGATGAAGAAAGTCAACACCGCTTTGTCCTTCAGTGCCTGGCTCCCTTTTCAGCTCCTCTTTCGACACCAGACATTATGCCTGAAAAGTCTCCCGGACGCCTGTGAGGCTCTAATTCCCTGGGTCCCATTGTCATTTCTCTGAATTTGCGAAGAACCACCGGACGTTCTGTGGAACCCCCATGTCGGTGAACTTTTGGGCCACATCCCCTAATTCTGCCCACGGTCATCTACAACTGCACGAGTTAGGGTCCGTGTTCCTTGGACGGGAAGAGACAGGCAGGATTCGGAATGATAAACCAGCACACTGGGGCATTTTCTCATGTAGCCCAAGTGACCCCATGGTGTTCTTGAGCTTTGGAACCAGTCGCGTCCCCCTTGACACTGCACCCGACTCCCAGTTTCTCAATCTTGTTGGCCCTCCGGTGATCTCCCGTTGGATGAATTGCACCTGCTGAAACCCGAGTCCCCTTTGATTTGCGCttcattaattattcatgatTCAGGTTGGAAGGCCTGCTTACCACTCCCTGTGGCCGTTCTCTGAGCTTTCCTGTCACATCGTTTCCTTCCACGCTTTTTGGTTCATTGTGgtcctgctccttctgctgtcagaggagcagagagtaGATCTTATTGATTCTGGATACGGATACTTTCTAGGTGATCTGGATAATCAAGATAACGAACCTCAACAGCGGCGGAAAGGGAGCAGCCATTTGGTGTGTCTCAGAAAATTCCGCTCAGTTCCGAGGATTCCTAGATATGGAATCCTGCTCAGAGTTGTTCCCAggtcagagaatggagagagtCTGTGCATGATGGGATATCCCTGCCTAGATCTTTCAGTGAGTCGCTACCTCAGCTAGTCTTAGGATCAGGGGGAGAACCATGGAAAGGCCCGGTGTCAGACATCCGGAAAGAAGATGGGATGAATGTTTTACCTCTGAAGTACATACCAAATCTGGGAGTTAACTACAGATTTGCTGGGGTCTATTTGGTcagtgaaactctgcctggtTCATTCGCACATCCGGAAGCCACTTCACGGGGGGCCGTCGCAACTGGAACCACACACTTGGCATCGGCGGTTGAGCCAAATGGGGACTCgtggttcaagcaatgctccccaTGTGTTAGCGTGCGTGAGATTCGGTTTGCGGAATTTTACTAGGTGCGTGTTGGTAGAGTGGGGCTGAGGTTTTCTTGCTCCTGTGGATGTATACGAAGTCAGAGGTCCTGCCAGCCCTGCGGTCCCCTCAGTCAACTCTGTTTCGGCGACATAACGATTTGGATTGCTAACAAGTCAAGAAATTTTCAAGCCATTGGATGtagggaaaagaaacagagatcagactgtcactgtgtctatgtcgaaagggaagacataagagactccattttgaaaaagacctgtactttaaacaattgctttgctgagatgttgttcatttgtagctttgccccagccgctttgacccaacttggagctcataaaaacctgtgttgtataaaatcaaggtttaagggatgtagggccgtgcaggacgtgccttgttaaccaaatgtttacaagcagtatacttggtaaaagtcatggCCATTCTCTCGTCttaataaaccaggggcacaatgcatcGTGGAAAGCTGCAGGGAcgtctgcccttgaaagcagggtattgtccaaggtttctccccgtgcgatagtctgaaatatggccttgtGGGATAaaaaagacctgactgtcccctaGCCTGACACTCGTAAAGCGTCTgcgctgaggtggattagtaaaagaggaaagcctcttgaagttgagatggaggaaggccactgtctcctgctcacccctgggaactgaatgcctcggtgtaaaacccgatcgtacatttgttcaactctgagctcggagaaaagctgccctgtggcgggaggcgagacatgttggcagtaatgctgccttgttattctttactccgctgagatgtttgggtggagagaaacataaatctggcctacgtgcatgtccaggcatagtaccttcccttgaacttactTATGATATAGATTcatttgctcacatgttttttttttggtgaccttctccttattattaCCCTGCTCTCctattacattcctttttgcagaaataatgaaaatcacaATCAAttaaaactgagggaactcagaggctagtgccggtgcaggtccttggtgtgctgagtgccggtaccctggacccactgttgtttCCCTATACATTgcctctgtgtcttatttcttttctccgtctctcatcccacccgactagaaacacccacaggtgtgaaGGGACACGTCACCACTACACTTGGAAAATCAGTTAAACACAAACACGGAATGAGAGTCAAAAGACAATACGTCATCTTTTTGAGAATTGTATTCACTTCAAAACAAATTCAACACACATATGTACAAAGGCATTCCACAGTCCAAATTTCGAGGCTGAGGAAAAACCCCGAAAGCGCTTTGCACAGCACGCTTCCCAGCGTCCGAAACACTGCTCTCAGGGTGGGGCACAGCGGAAGGGCTGCACCTCTAAGGGTTCCATAACTTTTCCCTTATTCAGTCATCTAGAGAGCAAATACACAGTAATTCCCCAGTTTCCTATTGACGTCCCAGCGGAAGTCTGACTCCTGCGTGTCACGCAGTTTCTGAGGCAACGAATCACTGGCACGGAAGCTTTTCCTCGCGCATTTCCGGAGAACCATGCGAACTACAATGTCCCTCACCAGAATTCAATGAGGCAGAGTCCCTGCAtctgctccctgcctggcctgggctcccaCATCCACAGAAGCGCCACAGCCGGGGAGCTTCAAAGTCACCGCACAGAGTGCTCTCTGCTCTGCGCTCCTCAGTCCCACAGTCCCCTCCAAGTCACGGGAGCTGGAGGCCAAGGAGCCCCTGCCACCTGCAGTCTCACTCCAGGTCAGAATCGCTGtcctctgaggaggaggaaacCTGAAGGTCCTCATAGAGGACGCTCGGTGGGACACGAACACGGGGACCCTCAGACTTCTCTGACACATGAGGGCTCTGAGCGAGGAAGGCTCCCGGCTTCTCAGGAGAGTGAAATGAGGGGGCCGCCAGGAGGCTGGAGCTCCAGCGTCCGTTTTCCAGTCTCCGGAAGAGCACTCTGAGAGACTGGGCCCCATCATGGCTGGCCGCTGGGTGATGGGACATGGTGCAGGCCTGGGCAGTAGGCAGGCAAGATCTGCTGTGCGGAGGCTGCCGGTCGACGCTGGGCACCTGGGCGGGTGTCCTCCTGCCCATCTGGGGCGACGTACTTGGTCGAAGTTCGGTTGAGGCTGGCGGAGGTTGGAGATTCTCCGGGGCCCCCAGCTCACCTCCCTGGATGGCGCTTTCGGGGATCTGGAAGGGACCCAGTCTCGGTTTCTTGGGGAAGTTCAGGCAAGCCTGAATCGGAGCCTGGGCAGGTCTCTTGGCTCCTGGCCCGAAGCTGAGATTGGAGCCTAGGCCCAAGCTGTGTGTGGCGGCTGGCGGGCAGGGCTGTGAGGTCACCGCAGGACGTTTGTCTTGTGCCTGGGGTCTGATGGCCTGGAGCAGGCCGTGGGTTttggaggcagcctggggaacttctcggcagccaccctcagggctgctgtgtgtCGGCTTCACCACGAGGAGAGGCTCGGGGCCCTGCTGCCTGACTGCAGGCTGAGGGATGTCGGCCGCAGCccctgtctgtctttcctttggTCCAAGACTTGAGGAGGAGCTCAGACTGGCTTTTCTGAGGGGAGACGGTGAAGCCAAGACGGAGCCCCTGTCAGACGTTTCGGTAGCTGAGCGATCAGCGAGGACAGGGTCCAGGCGCGGCCTCTTACTGGTTGTGTGGACCGGCATTGGCCCGCTTGCAAcctgaaagagaggaaacaacACAGATTAGAAGTTCCACCGCATGAAGCCAACGTGAAAATCAAGCATATCCAAAGACAAGGTGCACACGCCATGAAATTCTTAGTACAGTATCGACAGGCGGTCCTTGGAAGCAGGGACAGACCGTCCACCTGAGTGCTGATCGGGACAAGACACATGAAAGATGCGCTCTCGAGCTATGTGTAGCTGATCTATGCACACCATTGTTCAAAAGATCGCGTCTTGGGCATTAACTGGATCAAAGCGCCTCCACTCAGCCTTCCATGAAGTGGAACGGACTGATGCCCTTCCGAAGGCAGGTTGGTGGCTCAAGGGTACTCAGGACGTCTTCTCTGAAAACATGCATGTTCCTGGGTTTAGCCTTCTCCACGTTTGGGACCTCTGAGGGACTAATTTCCTCATGCCGCTAGGAACATGTTGTTGGCAGGCTTGCCATAAttggacagaaagaaagcaacaggaaATACGGCATCTTCAGATGCCTTCGACTGGAATCAAATTGACCTGGAAGGATCGTGGAGTCCCTGAccccaagaaggcaagaaagaggggTTCCCCGATTTCCTCCCGCAGACGGGAAGCTAAAAGGAAATCAACCAGGGTGACCTAGAGAAGAAAAGGATCAGGGGCCCGGAGTGACACTCACCCTCAGATAATCAGAAGATTCCGTGGATCCTTTTCGATTCGGCAGCGGCTTCTCTGGAGGTTTCCCGGAAAATATGTGGAGGAGAGCCTTCCTCTGCGGGTCTTGTTGCCTGCAGAACAGAAAAAGGTCAGGCCGTGCCCTCTGGTTTTCCTcaggagacagggagaacccTGTGTGAGGCCCAGCCCCATTCCGTgttttgtgatacagaaatggaCATCTGGTGCCCTTTCCCCCTCTGCACCTTCCCTCGCGTGCCAACCTTCCCAACCTCCAGGTGGCCCTCTAGGCTTCCCAACTAAGGACTGTGATTTGGATTCCATCGCTTTTCCCCCTGTCGTGGGGAACCTGCACGAAGCGCCCCCGCCTCTCCCCGTCCCTGAATCTCCCAGAGCCCAAGGAGCTCCTGGGTGTGGAACCCCGGAGGACACGGAGCTCCGGCCTATTTCTCTGCAGCGTTCCTTCCCTGGCCCGGAGATGGAAAGGCACATGGTGTGCAGGTGCAGAGACAACATGTCCTTAGGAGGCAGTACCCTAAGAGTGGTGAAAACCCCTCCCACTGCTCACCttggtctctcttccttctctcccttatcCTTGTTCAAGGGCCCCGGGTTGGCTTCAACCTGGGGCttccatggtttcaggttttccttcccttccttttcccccaaGGTCGCTGGAACCAGGGCTGCCTTCCAGCACTTCATGGGGCACCTGGTACTTCTGGCCGTGTGGCCAAAGGCCCCGCAGTTTTTGCACTTGAGCTGTGGGTGGAAAGGAAGTGATGTCGGTGAGTGAGCTGAAGCCACAGGCAGCGATCCCACGTCCACATCGGGACGGATTGTGAATTCAGAGCTGAATAAGGATTCCAAAGAGGGGACACAGGCATGGGGGCCGTTAAGTGCTGGGAGAGTTCGGATACGATGTTCCCTCCCAAAGCCCACGTGACGGAGGAACTCTGAAAGGAAGGACTCAAGGTTCCAAGGGGCACGATGGTGAACCCGATGTCAACAACACAGCCAAACGTGGCTACACAGGACTCTAAGTAGAAAGGGAGGTTGCCCCCAAGAGTCTCTCAAGGGACCTATCGGGCCGGGGAGAAGGTCCCAAGCCACGCCCACCTTGGATGGGAAAAGCAACCTGGGTGGTGGTGACAGAGCTCTTTGGAATCCAACCCAGTCTCTGAGGACCATGTGACACCCCCTCCcccccgtccccacccccaccccgatacCCAAGAGATCCAGGGCTAGACTTACCCTGGGATCTTCTTCATCGGGTGGGGGAGCCCTTGGCCCAACTGGGGCCCTCCGCTGCTTCTGGAGGGTCTGAGCTCTCACCAGTCTCTTGGCCCAAGATTTGGGGTCCCGACGTGCCATCATCTTCGTCGCCTGGGGGTTTTATGACCGCCTTTTTCAGGGGTCGACTGTTGGGTcacctgaaacacacacaaacacacacatgtcgaAGGTTAAGCACATTGGATATTCACACACCCACAGGAAGCCACCTGCTAACTCCCTGCCGGTGTGGTCATGAGGAGACCTCACCACCAGTCGGTCAAATCTGTAGAACACAATGTGCTGTGTGCATCGTCGGATACTGTGTGTTCCTCTGCCATGACTACCTAGTCCAAGAGTAAACCGCACCTGCCACAGGGCCCGTGGCCTAGGTATGGGGAGTTGAGCTTTCAACCCCAAACAAACAACTGATTGTGGAGACTGGACTTAGGTCTCTCACGATTCACTCCGGTAGAAGTCACGGTGATTCTATCTCCCTTGACGGACAGAATGATCGAAGACACAGGGCATGGCTTGCGCCACCCTTTGGCAGGTCTGTTTGAAGTCAGGGATAAGGGATGCTTCCTATGACAACTTGAATCGCTACTCTGGCCATTTCATTAGGCAACTTCCAAACACAAATTCATAGAGAGAAGTTAC
This genomic stretch from Pan paniscus chromosome 7, NHGRI_mPanPan1-v2.0_pri, whole genome shotgun sequence harbors:
- the LOC129398579 gene encoding protein FAM90A15-like, whose amino-acid sequence is MMARRDPKSWAKRLVRAQTLQKQRRAPVGPRAPPPDEEDPRLKCKNCGAFGHTARSTRCPMKCWKAALVPATLGEKEGKENLKPWKPQVEANPGPLNKDKGEKEERPRQQDPQRKALLHIFSGKPPEKPLPNRKGSTESSDYLRVASGPMPVHTTSKRPRLDPVLADRSATETSDRGSVLASPSPLRKASLSSSSSLGPKERQTGAAADIPQPAVRQQGPEPLLVVKPTHSSPEGGCREVPQAASKTHGLLQAIRPQAQDKRPAVTSQPCPPAATHSLGLGSNLSFGPGAKRPAQAPIQACLNFPKKPRLGPFQIPESAIQGGELGAPENLQPPPASTELRPSTSPQMGRRTPAQVPSVDRQPPHSRSCLPTAQACTMSHHPAASHDGAQSLRVLFRRLENGRWSSSLLAAPSFHSPEKPGAFLAQSPHVSEKSEGPRVRVPPSVLYEDLQVSSSSEDSDSDLE